A single genomic interval of Eurosta solidaginis isolate ZX-2024a chromosome 3, ASM4086904v1, whole genome shotgun sequence harbors:
- the LOC137245940 gene encoding uncharacterized protein gives MLYITHLSCASILGTPFGTFTSFGAPTPLLASPHSHHSPHHSNSPISHHHQHSPAPAAFFPSPFLYWSYPSPPVSPTAYYGQPPSHSKAQLAANITTTQHQAMYSLDFLPAHQPSALSPPSVALPSPSSYMPPKQFSALPPYIPTGVGGSTGGSTGGSRAAVGSLSPYHNKIALPIPLPPQQQTNNIYRHYNSSPVMPGSPQSALLTLPPTSGSGSPLPLTRQMPATSNTPLLTVGKLQNERPTTQKVTSSTSKIADKINYSRDVTNPAVTASNVRVVPNTCMELYIA, from the exons ATGTTATATATAACACATCTGAGCT GTGCATCTATTCTAGGTACACCATTTGGAACTTTCACATCTTTCGGTGCACCTACGCCTCTACTTGCGTCGCCGCATTCACATCATTCGCCACATCATTCAAATAGCCCGATTTCCCATCATCATCAGCATTCGCCTGCACCTGCAGCTTTTTTCCCATCACCATTTTTATATTGGTCATATCCTAGTCCTCCAGTATCGCCAACCGCATATTATGGACAACCGCCGTCTCATTCGAAAGCACAATTGGCTGCAAATATTACCACCACTCAACATCAAGCTATG TATTCGCTGGATTTTTTACCTGCTCATCAACCTTCGGCGCTTAGTCCTCCAAGTGTGGCTTTACCCTCGCCAAGTAGTTACAtgccaccaaagcaattttcagCTCTACCCCCATACATTCCTACTGGCGTAGGCGGCAGCACAGGCGGCAGCACAGGCGGAAGTAGGGCTGCCGTTGGCAGTTTGTCTCCATATCATAATAAGATTGCGTTGCCAATTCCTCTGCCACCACAACAGCAAACCAACAATATCTATCGTCACTATAACTCATCCCCAGTGATGCCAGGATCTCCACAGTCCGCTTTGCTTACGTTACCTCCTACATCAGGCTCTGGTTCACCTTTGCCTCTAACTAGACAAATGCCTGCAACATCAAATACACCTTTACTTACAGTTGGCAAATTACAAAATGAAAGACCAACCACTCAAAAGGTGACATCGTCAACGTCGAAGATCGCTGATAAAATCAATTACAGTCGAGACGTGACCAATCCAGCGGTGACAGCAAGTAATGTCAGGGTAGTGCCGAACACCTGCATGGAGCTTTATATTGCTTAG